Genomic DNA from Cheilinus undulatus linkage group 10, ASM1832078v1, whole genome shotgun sequence:
GGATCACCCCCACTCGAGCCCCGAAAGCTTCCCGCCCACCTAAGATGCGATACAGGCCCACTCCTCGGATTTCAAAAGACAAACATGTCTTTGGGCCCATCATGGTTTACCAGACACGCTCCCCTGTGCCCATGTTGTGtccaagtgtgtgtgtgtgcacatcaCAAAACCCGGACAGTGGCCTGAACATTAATTGCCAAGAGCGGAAATTGCATAACATCAGTGAGCTGAACCCTAAGCCCTCCTACCCCAAGAAACTCCACCTGACCGGTAACTACTTACAAGTGATTTACAGGACTGACCTCACTGAGTACAGCTCACTGGAGCTGCTTCATTTAGGAAATAACAGGATAGCAGTGATTCAGGAAGGGGCTTTTGAAAACCTCACAAACCTCAGGCGGCTCTATCTGAATGGGAATTACATTGAATCTCTTTCTCAGTCTCTCTTTGCCGGGCTGCAGTCCCTGCAGTATCTGTATTTGGAAtacaatatcatcaaagataTTTTACCACAAACTTTTAACTCTTTACACAACCTGCAGCTGCTTTTTCTGAACAACAACCTGTTAAGATCGCTCCCTGACAATGTGTTTGGTGGCACAATGCTAACAAGACTCAACCTGCGGAATAATCATTTCTCCTACCTGCCGGTTCGAGGGGTCTTGGATCAGCTTTCAGCGTTCATCCAGATTGACCTCCAGGAGAACCCCTGGGACTGCACATGTGACATTGTGGCACTCAAAAACTGGATGGAGCTGTCTAGTACCAGCGTGGTGGTTAATGAAATTACTTGTGACTCTCCTTCTAAACATGCAGGTCGCCTTCTTCGCTCACTTCGCAATGAGGCCATCTGCCCTGAGCCCAGTGAGGTGCCACCACCTCAACATGCCCCCCCTACAAAATCCCCAACATTAATAAGCCCTGGCACAGTGGCTTCAACACCCACCCCTTCCTCTTctatttcttcttctccttcttcttcttctccttcttcttcatTTAGCTCTGTCAGCCCCACCGAATCCCGAATCCACACTCCTGAGCTGCACCCTGAGGTTCCTCTTTCGGTCCTGATTCTTGGGCTCCTGGTTGTTTTCATCCTTTCAGTCTGCTTTGGTGCAGgcctctttgtttttgttctgaagCGACGCAAAGGAGTTGAACACGTCCCCACAGGCGCCAATAACTTAGATCTAAACTCATTCCAAGTGCAATATGGCTCCTACACTCCTGAACCCACCCAAGACAAATCCTCTGAAAGCCACGTTTATAACTACATCCCTCCACCTGTGGGCTCCATGTGCCAAAACCCAATCTACATGCAGAAAGATGGAGAACAGGTGGCATATTACCGCAACCTGAAGGAACTCAGCTTTGGGCCCCTGGATGCGAAAAAGGGTGACGCTCAGAGCCGCAGCCCGGGGGCCTACACCATCAGCACAATGGATTTTATGGATAAATCTCCCACATCATGTGGTTTGACCACACCGGACCCTCCTGAGATGCTGTATCAGAATTTAGGGGAGAGGCCCAATAAGGAGCTCCCCACAGCTG
This window encodes:
- the slitrk2 gene encoding SLIT and NTRK-like protein 2, with protein sequence MLSGVLFLSVLTVTSLTPSETQSRKTSASKEICKNRCTCEERENILNINCENKGFTTVSQFSAPPNKISQLFLNGNFLSRLGANEFVNYGNVTSLHLGNNGLQEIKTGAFNGLRFLKRLHLNNNNLEVIKEDTFAGLESLEYLQADYNYISAIEPGAFSKLNKLKVLILNDNLLLSLPPNIFRFVLLTHLDLRGNRLKMLPFAGVLEHIGGIMEIQLEENPWNCTCDLIPLKSWLDTISVFVGDIVCETPFRLHGKDITQLIKQDLCPRRNAGERAHPPSDSHFQGALPPTYHPGGITPTRAPKASRPPKMRYRPTPRISKDKHVFGPIMVYQTRSPVPMLCPSVCVCTSQNPDSGLNINCQERKLHNISELNPKPSYPKKLHLTGNYLQVIYRTDLTEYSSLELLHLGNNRIAVIQEGAFENLTNLRRLYLNGNYIESLSQSLFAGLQSLQYLYLEYNIIKDILPQTFNSLHNLQLLFLNNNLLRSLPDNVFGGTMLTRLNLRNNHFSYLPVRGVLDQLSAFIQIDLQENPWDCTCDIVALKNWMELSSTSVVVNEITCDSPSKHAGRLLRSLRNEAICPEPSEVPPPQHAPPTKSPTLISPGTVASTPTPSSSISSSPSSSSPSSSFSSVSPTESRIHTPELHPEVPLSVLILGLLVVFILSVCFGAGLFVFVLKRRKGVEHVPTGANNLDLNSFQVQYGSYTPEPTQDKSSESHVYNYIPPPVGSMCQNPIYMQKDGEQVAYYRNLKELSFGPLDAKKGDAQSRSPGAYTISTMDFMDKSPTSCGLTTPDPPEMLYQNLGERPNKELPTAAGAPPFHYNFCTLPKRPCIVPPYEVATARRHITNQDRLNKTVLYGTPRKYFGAENPSKNNEHPLLLPGKLKTEPDYLEVLEKQTAMSQL